The following are from one region of the Hymenobacter sp. YIM 151858-1 genome:
- a CDS encoding L-piperidine-6-carboxylate dehydrogenase produces the protein MKLAIEEATATGTDVQNHDHHGIRQVLRELGIQDTNAAYSTGLQWGGEGNEQVRSISSPTDGKLIGKVRMATAQDYEQVVQQAQQAFKTWREVPAPKRGEVVRQIGNKLRQYKEPLGKLVSYEMGKILQEGLGEVQEMIDICDFAVGLSRQLHGLTMHSERPAHRMYEQYHPLGVVGIISAFNFPVAVWSWNAMLAAVCGDVCIWKPSEKTPLVAVAVQHIIKDVLQENELPEGIFNLIVGDAEIGALMAADERVPLVSATGSTRMGKKVGAVVGARLGKALLELGGNNAIILTANADLDIAIRAVLFGAVGTAGQRCTTTRRLIIHDSIYDDVKQRLLAAYPKLPVGHPLQEGNLVGPLIDQDAVRGFSEALGRVQQEGGKVLTGGEVLSGAGYETGTYVQPALVEAENHYHTVQEETFAPILYLIRYSGDVQNAIELQNGVRQGLSSSIFSLNMRETEAFLAATGSDCGIANVNIGTSGAEIGGAFGGEKETGGGRESGSDAWKIYMRRQTNTINYSTQLPLAQGIKFDI, from the coding sequence ATGAAACTCGCCATCGAAGAAGCCACCGCCACTGGCACCGACGTGCAAAACCACGACCACCACGGCATCCGTCAGGTGCTGCGCGAACTAGGTATTCAGGACACCAACGCTGCCTACAGCACCGGCCTGCAGTGGGGCGGCGAGGGCAACGAGCAAGTACGCAGCATCAGCTCGCCTACCGATGGCAAGCTCATCGGCAAGGTGCGCATGGCCACTGCCCAGGACTACGAGCAGGTGGTGCAGCAGGCCCAGCAAGCATTTAAAACCTGGCGTGAAGTGCCGGCCCCGAAGCGCGGCGAAGTAGTGCGTCAAATCGGCAACAAGCTGCGCCAGTACAAAGAGCCGCTGGGTAAGCTGGTGAGCTACGAAATGGGCAAGATCTTGCAGGAAGGCTTGGGCGAAGTGCAGGAAATGATTGACATCTGCGACTTTGCCGTGGGCCTCTCGCGCCAGCTGCACGGCCTCACCATGCATTCGGAGCGCCCTGCCCACCGCATGTACGAGCAGTACCACCCCCTAGGTGTGGTAGGCATCATTTCGGCCTTCAACTTCCCGGTAGCGGTGTGGAGCTGGAACGCCATGCTCGCGGCCGTGTGCGGCGACGTGTGCATCTGGAAACCCTCCGAGAAAACGCCGCTGGTAGCCGTGGCCGTGCAGCACATCATCAAAGATGTGCTGCAGGAAAACGAGCTGCCCGAGGGTATTTTCAACCTGATTGTAGGCGACGCCGAAATCGGCGCCCTGATGGCTGCTGACGAGCGCGTGCCGCTGGTATCGGCTACGGGCTCCACGCGCATGGGCAAAAAGGTTGGTGCCGTAGTAGGCGCCCGCCTGGGTAAGGCCTTGCTCGAGTTGGGCGGCAACAACGCCATCATCCTCACCGCCAACGCCGACCTCGACATTGCCATTCGGGCGGTGCTGTTTGGCGCCGTGGGCACGGCCGGCCAGCGCTGCACCACCACGCGCCGCCTCATCATCCACGACTCGATTTACGACGACGTGAAGCAGCGCCTGCTGGCCGCTTACCCCAAGCTGCCGGTTGGCCACCCGCTGCAGGAGGGCAACCTCGTAGGCCCGCTCATCGACCAGGACGCCGTGCGCGGCTTCTCGGAGGCCCTAGGTAGGGTGCAGCAGGAGGGCGGCAAAGTGCTGACGGGCGGCGAGGTGCTGAGCGGCGCCGGCTACGAAACCGGTACGTACGTGCAGCCCGCCTTGGTGGAGGCCGAAAACCACTACCACACCGTGCAGGAAGAAACCTTTGCGCCCATTCTGTACCTCATCCGCTACTCCGGCGACGTACAGAACGCCATTGAGTTGCAGAACGGCGTGCGCCAAGGCTTGTCATCGTCAATCTTCTCGCTGAACATGCGCGAAACCGAGGCTTTCCTGGCGGCTACCGGCTCCGACTGCGGCATTGCCAACGTGAACATCGGTACCTCCGGCGCCGAAATCGGCGGGGCCTTCGGGGGCGAAAAGGAAACCGGCGGCGGCCGCGAATCGGG
- a CDS encoding Do family serine endopeptidase — MQAKQMMLGLMASAVLGGSVAVGGYKLLEPDRSAEPQTVASDPNVRYTSALRNSTYNVPEGLNFVAAASAVTPAVVHVMTEYAPKVAQNDAIRMDPFLRQFFGDDFNGYHSPQRGPQVGSGSGVIIAANGYIVTNNHVIDKADKIEVVLDDKRKFSATLVGTDPTTDLALLKVNADNLPFVRYANSDQVKVGEWVLAVGNPFNLNSTVTAGIISAKGRNINILSREDRMGIESFLQTDAVVNPGNSGGALVNLNGDLIGINSAIASRTGSFEGYSFAVPSSIVSKVVDDLLKYKVVQRALLGVNIREVDATLASEKKLKSLDGVYVVGLSKGSAAADAGLREGDIITEINGVKVNTSSQLQEQVARFRPGDKIKVTYVRGDDRKTTNATLRNSAGTTDIVREETAATVEYEGAKFSPLSRQEMSRLDLEGGAKISGVRGSNFRETGIGDGFIITRIDKNKVSKPQDVKRYLEAAKDNQGALVEGVYPDGRKAYYPIGQVE, encoded by the coding sequence ATGCAAGCCAAACAAATGATGCTCGGCCTCATGGCCTCCGCCGTACTCGGTGGGAGCGTGGCCGTGGGAGGGTACAAGCTGCTGGAGCCCGACCGCTCGGCGGAGCCCCAAACGGTAGCCTCTGACCCCAACGTGCGCTATACCAGCGCCCTGCGGAACTCAACTTACAACGTGCCCGAGGGCCTGAACTTCGTGGCTGCTGCTTCGGCCGTTACCCCGGCCGTAGTGCACGTAATGACCGAGTACGCCCCGAAAGTGGCCCAGAACGACGCCATCCGGATGGACCCGTTTCTGCGCCAGTTCTTCGGCGACGATTTCAACGGCTACCACTCGCCGCAGCGCGGCCCGCAGGTAGGCTCGGGTTCGGGCGTTATCATCGCGGCCAACGGCTACATCGTTACCAACAACCACGTAATCGACAAAGCCGACAAGATTGAGGTAGTGCTCGACGACAAGCGCAAGTTCAGCGCCACGCTTGTAGGCACCGACCCCACCACCGACTTGGCTTTGCTGAAAGTAAATGCCGACAACCTGCCCTTTGTACGCTACGCCAACTCCGACCAGGTGAAGGTAGGCGAGTGGGTACTGGCGGTGGGCAACCCCTTCAACCTGAACTCGACCGTTACGGCGGGCATCATCTCGGCCAAGGGGCGTAACATCAACATCCTGAGCCGTGAGGACCGCATGGGTATTGAGTCGTTCCTGCAAACCGATGCCGTGGTAAACCCCGGTAACTCGGGTGGCGCGCTCGTGAACCTGAACGGCGACCTTATCGGCATCAACTCGGCCATTGCTTCGCGCACTGGCTCGTTCGAGGGCTACTCGTTTGCGGTGCCCAGCTCTATCGTGAGCAAGGTGGTTGATGACCTGCTGAAGTACAAAGTGGTGCAGCGCGCGCTGCTGGGCGTGAACATTCGGGAGGTAGACGCCACCCTAGCTTCGGAGAAAAAGCTGAAGTCGCTCGACGGCGTGTACGTGGTGGGCCTGAGCAAAGGCAGCGCCGCTGCTGATGCCGGCTTGCGCGAAGGCGACATCATCACCGAAATCAACGGCGTGAAGGTGAACACCTCGTCGCAGTTGCAAGAGCAGGTAGCCCGTTTCCGCCCCGGCGACAAGATTAAGGTAACCTACGTGCGCGGCGATGACCGCAAAACCACCAACGCTACGCTGCGCAACTCGGCCGGTACCACCGACATCGTGCGCGAGGAAACCGCTGCCACCGTGGAGTACGAAGGCGCCAAGTTCTCGCCGCTGAGCCGGCAGGAAATGAGCCGCCTCGACCTAGAAGGCGGTGCCAAAATCAGCGGCGTGCGCGGCTCCAACTTCCGCGAAACCGGCATCGGCGACGGGTTCATCATCACCCGCATCGACAAGAACAAGGTGAGCAAGCCGCAGGACGTGAAGCGCTACCTCGAAGCCGCCAAGGACAACCAAGGCGCGCTGGTGGAGGGCGTATATCCCGATGGCCGCAAAGCTTACTACCCCATTGGGCAGGTAGAATAA
- a CDS encoding M20 metallopeptidase family protein, whose translation MQHLLSRIQELAAAQATDVVGLRHHLHAHPELSFQEYQTAAFVADELRKLGLDPQPIANTGLVALIEGRNPGRRTVALRADMDALPIQEQNDVPYRSQNPGVMHACGHDVHTSSLLGVARILVQLRDEFEGTVKLMFQPGEEVVPGGASIMIKEGVLDNPAPQTVLGQHVFPQLPAGKVGIHAGRYMASADELYLTIRGKGGHGAMPDLNIDTVLVAANLIVAAQQLVSRRANPKIPSVLSFGKVIAQGATNVIPNEVYIEGTFRTMDEQWREQAHVHLRQLCEGLAASMGASCELEIRRGYPCLDNDVTVTQRVRAAMVEYLGEENVVDIDQWMASEDFAFFSQAAPSCFYRLGTRALDGRYASSVHTPVFDIEAHALTVGPGLMAWLALNELQA comes from the coding sequence ATGCAGCATTTGCTTTCCCGCATCCAGGAACTAGCCGCTGCCCAGGCCACCGACGTGGTAGGGCTGCGCCACCATTTGCACGCTCATCCGGAGCTTTCGTTTCAAGAATACCAAACGGCGGCGTTCGTGGCCGACGAGCTGCGCAAGCTCGGCCTCGATCCGCAGCCCATTGCCAATACCGGCTTAGTGGCCCTCATCGAAGGCCGCAACCCCGGCCGCCGCACCGTAGCCCTGCGCGCCGACATGGACGCGCTGCCCATTCAGGAGCAAAACGACGTGCCCTACCGCTCGCAGAACCCCGGCGTAATGCACGCCTGCGGCCACGACGTGCACACTTCCTCCCTGCTGGGGGTGGCCCGCATTCTGGTGCAGCTGCGCGACGAGTTCGAGGGCACCGTGAAGCTAATGTTTCAGCCTGGCGAAGAGGTGGTACCCGGCGGGGCCTCCATCATGATTAAGGAAGGCGTGCTCGACAACCCCGCGCCGCAAACGGTGCTCGGGCAGCACGTGTTTCCGCAGCTGCCGGCCGGCAAAGTGGGCATACATGCGGGGCGCTACATGGCCTCGGCCGACGAACTGTACCTGACCATTCGGGGCAAGGGCGGCCACGGCGCCATGCCCGATCTGAATATCGACACCGTGCTGGTGGCGGCCAACCTGATTGTGGCGGCTCAGCAGCTGGTAAGCCGCCGCGCTAATCCCAAAATTCCGTCGGTGCTGTCGTTCGGCAAAGTCATTGCCCAGGGCGCCACCAACGTCATCCCGAACGAGGTATATATCGAAGGCACCTTCCGCACCATGGATGAGCAGTGGCGCGAGCAAGCCCACGTGCACCTGCGCCAGCTTTGCGAAGGGTTGGCTGCTTCGATGGGGGCAAGCTGCGAGCTGGAAATCCGCCGCGGCTACCCCTGCCTCGACAACGACGTGACCGTGACCCAACGGGTGCGCGCCGCCATGGTCGAGTACCTCGGCGAGGAAAACGTGGTCGACATTGACCAATGGATGGCATCCGAAGACTTTGCCTTCTTCTCGCAGGCCGCGCCGTCGTGCTTTTACCGCCTCGGTACCCGCGCCCTCGACGGTCGGTACGCCTCTTCCGTACACACGCCTGTCTTCGACATTGAAGCCCATGCCCTCACGGTTGGGCCCGGCCTAATGGCCTGGCTTGCCTTGAACGAGCTGCAAGCCTAG
- a CDS encoding DUF2490 domain-containing protein has translation MSLKKVLCMVGLLVLPGLALGQRRINNPTQLWPELQGELALPSNAYLWLSAQNQRAAEGRYNNGTFDYVLLRAGYERFWNEHWSWGLTGRYAATAADDSFTPEVLLRHRSRLLGLTLGQRLSLEYALQGGAARNLGATRLRLDAERLLPVGNIALRPRVAWEGGLNLRLQPPDDQPEERTLDQSRLRAEVGIRLSDHFDLTPYFARQTDFTITEFQFDGNGNITSGGRTNIVSPIVGLDVRLTLFQGKQPFERIQLPTQH, from the coding sequence ATGAGCCTAAAGAAAGTACTCTGCATGGTGGGGTTGTTGGTGCTGCCGGGCTTGGCCCTAGGTCAGCGGCGCATCAACAACCCCACGCAGCTGTGGCCCGAGCTGCAAGGCGAGCTGGCCCTGCCAAGCAACGCCTACCTCTGGCTGAGTGCCCAAAACCAGCGCGCCGCCGAAGGCCGCTACAACAACGGCACCTTCGACTACGTGCTGCTGCGTGCCGGCTACGAACGTTTCTGGAACGAACATTGGAGCTGGGGCCTCACGGGCCGCTACGCCGCCACCGCGGCCGATGACAGCTTTACGCCCGAGGTGCTGCTGCGCCACCGCAGCCGCTTGCTGGGGCTTACCCTGGGTCAGCGCCTCAGCCTGGAGTATGCCCTGCAAGGCGGAGCGGCCCGCAACCTAGGGGCCACGCGCCTGCGCCTCGATGCCGAGCGCCTGCTACCCGTGGGCAATATTGCGCTGCGCCCCCGCGTGGCTTGGGAAGGCGGCCTGAACCTGCGCCTGCAGCCACCCGACGACCAGCCCGAAGAACGGACGCTCGACCAAAGCCGGCTGCGCGCCGAAGTAGGCATCCGCTTGTCCGACCACTTCGACCTGACGCCCTACTTCGCGCGACAGACCGATTTTACCATCACCGAGTTTCAGTTCGACGGCAATGGTAACATCACTTCCGGCGGCCGCACCAACATCGTTTCGCCCATCGTGGGGCTTGATGTGCGCCTCACCTTGTTCCAGGGCAAGCAGCCTTTCGAGCGCATTCAACTGCCCACGCAGCACTGA
- a CDS encoding Hsp20/alpha crystallin family protein translates to MFNSLPALRNARSFDSMVNQLLNDTLPGFTTTSAGFMPAADVLETANGFELLLTLPGVPKDALQIEVLEGTLTVSGERKAPATEGEKAPKVRRIESSYGSFTRKFRLPDTVNAEAIEAELTDGVLRLVLPFDTAKTTKRQIEVR, encoded by the coding sequence ATGTTCAATTCGCTTCCGGCGCTCCGCAATGCTCGCAGCTTCGACTCGATGGTAAACCAGTTGTTGAACGACACGCTGCCCGGCTTCACTACCACCAGCGCGGGTTTTATGCCGGCAGCCGACGTACTCGAAACCGCCAACGGCTTCGAGCTGCTGCTTACCCTGCCCGGCGTACCCAAAGACGCCCTGCAGATCGAGGTACTCGAAGGCACCCTCACCGTTAGCGGCGAGCGGAAGGCCCCGGCTACCGAAGGCGAAAAAGCCCCCAAAGTGCGCCGCATCGAGTCGAGCTATGGCAGCTTTACCCGCAAGTTCCGCCTGCCCGACACGGTGAATGCCGAGGCTATTGAGGCCGAACTCACCGACGGCGTACTGCGCCTCGTGTTACCCTTCGACACGGCCAAAACCACCAAGCGCCAGATTGAGGTGCGCTAA